In the Colletotrichum lupini chromosome 1, complete sequence genome, one interval contains:
- a CDS encoding AMP-binding enzyme, translating to MPHAPQLSTVTQLKSRCPSFAAHVTFAPPARTHARTHSTHCSRVSCASSYSYSYGYSYVTQPTASISKKLLLIGSVKLYLRAPSPASAHPSIPCPFIIIIILPRLASVNSAIIPSNITAVLVLLVAILTALFYARFPTNPTAADMPDYTTGVMPLYQVHKPPFSVESPGYERVEGETLPRRHWKAKNGLRTQPHPDVHTVYDIVKRSAQVYPNEPAVGTRKLVHLHKEKKKVPKNVDGEVIEVEKEWQYFELSRYSYLTYADLLTYINQIGSGLRKLGLSKGSRVHLFATTTANWMAMSHACGSQSISIVTAYDTLGASGVEHSLLQSNADAMYIDPQLLKTASGALKKAENVKFVIYNNSSLFSDGTEVDAFKKANPDIKLVSIEEVRALGEENPVETVEAKPEDLFCIMYTSGSTGPPKGVPMTHAGTVAAITGLWTCVEECVSNKEYVLAYLPLAHIFELVLENLVLFVGGTLGYGNPRTLSDTSVKNCAGDMREFRPTALVGVPQIWETVKKGVIAKVNSSGPLIKALFWGAFNYKTFMVKHGLPGATIFDNVVFKKVRELTGGRLRFIMNGASGISDGTKHFLSMTLAPMLTGYGLTETAANGALGDPLEYTSDAIGSIPAAVDLKLVSIPDLNYYADSNPPQGEIWVKGPAVLKEYYKNPEETAKAITEDGWFKTGDIGEFDKVGHVKVIDRVKNLVKMQGGEYIALEKMESVYRGSPFVANIMVYGDGEHSRAIAVVAPNEKVLAEEAKKLGVDEHSMHTDSKVVDAVLKDLISNGKKAGLSGLEIVGGVVLCEEEWTPDSGLVTATQKVNRRAIKDKYKKQMDKAFGN from the exons ATGCCCCATGCTCCCCAGCTCTCAACCGTGACGCAATTAAAGTCCCGTTGCCCATCTTTTGCTGCGCACGTAACTTTTGCGCCTCCTGCCCGCACACACGCACGTACTCACTCGACGCACTGCTCTCGAGTCTCGTGTGCCAGCAGCTACAGCTACAGCTACGGATACAGCTACGTAACCCAGCCGACAGCCAGCATTTCCAAGAAGCTCCTCCTCATCGGCTCTGTCAAA CTTTACCTCAGAGCTCCCTCCCCCGCCTCGGCCCATCCGTCAATTCCGTGTCcgttcatcatcatcatcatcctccCTAGGCTTGCTTCCGTGAACTCTGCCATCATTCCGTCCAACATCACCgccgtcctcgtcctcctcgtcgCCATCCTCACCGCTCTATTCTACGCCAGATTCCCTACGAACCCCACCGCCGCCGATATGCCAGACTACACGACGGGCGTGATGCCCTTGTACCAGGTGCACAAACCTCCCTTCTCTGTCGAGTCGCCTGGGTACGAGCGCGTTGAGGGCGAGACTCTTCCCCGTCGCCATTGGAAAGCCAAGAATGGTCTCCGAACCCAACCCCATCCCGACGTTCACACCGTCTACGACATTGTCAAGCGAAGTGCCCAGGTCTACCCTAACGAGCCTGCCGTTGGCACCAGGAAGCTCGTGCACCTTcacaaggagaagaagaaggtccCCAAGAATGTCGATGGAGAGGTCATAGAGGTTGAAAAAGAGTGGCAGTATTTCGAGCTGTCCCGTTACTCTTACCTGACCTATGCCGACCTCCTCACCTATATCAACCAGATTGGCTCAGGCCTGCGGAAGCTGGGTCTGAGCAAAGGAAGCAGAGTCCACCTATTCGCTACCACAAC TGCAAACTGGATGGCCATGTCCCACGCCTGCGGCTCCCAGTCCATCTCTATTGTCACCGCTTACGATACCCTCGGCGCCAGCGGCGTCGAGCATTCGCTGCTCCAGTCCAATGCCGATGCTATGTACATCGACCCTCAACTCCTCAAGACAGCAAGCGGTGCTCTGAAGAAGGCCGAAAATGTCAAGTTTGTCATCTACAACAACAGCTCCCTCTTTTCCGATGGCACTGAAGTCGACGCCTTCAAGAAGGCCAACCCCGATATCAAACTTGTTAGTATCGAGGAGGTGCGTGCATTAGGCGAGGAGAACCCCGTTGAGACCGTAGAGGCAAAGCCTGAGGACTTGTTCTGCATCATGTACACTTCTGGTTCCACGGGTCCGCCGAAAGGTGTGCCCATGACTCACGCTGGAACTGTGGCTGCGA TTACTGGTCTCTGGACCTGCGTCGAAGAGTGTGTCAGCAACAAGGAATATGTTCTGGCATACTTGCCCTTGGCCCACATCTTTGAGCTCGTACTGGAAAACCTCGTCTTGTTCGTGGGTGGCACCCTTGGTTATGGTAACCCGAGAACCCTTTCGGATACGTCGGTCAAGAACTGCGCTGGTGACATGCGCGAGTTCCGGCCGACGGCCTTGGTTGGTGTGCCTCAAATTTGGGAGACGGTGAAGAAGGGTGTCATTGCCAAGGTCAACAGCTCTGGCCCTCTCATCAAGGCCCTCTTCTGGGGAGCCTTCAACTATAAGACTTTCATGGTCAAGCACGGTCTTCCCGGCGCTACCATCTTTGACAATGTCGTCTTCAAGAAGGTTCGCGAGTTGACGGGTGGTCGTCTCCGCTTCATTATGAATGGCGCGAGCGGTATCTCGGATGGGACGAAGCACTTCCTGTCCATGACCCTGGCGCCTATGTTGACAGGTTACGGACTGACCGAGACAGCCGCCAACGGTGCCCTCGGTGACCCCCTGGAGTACACTTCCGATGCTATTGGTTCCATTCCCGCTGCTGTTGACCTCAAGCTCGTGTCCATCCCCGATCTGAACTACTACGCCGACTCCAACCCTCCCCAGGGTGAAATCTGGGTCAAGGGACCCGCCGTGCTGAAGGAGTATTACAAGAACCCCGAAGAGACGGCCAAGGCCATTACCGAGGACGGCTGGTTCAAGACGGGTGACATTGGCGAGTTCGACAAGGTCGGCCACGTCAAGGTCATTGATCGCGTCAAGAACCTCGTCAAGATGCAGGGTGGAGAGTACATTGCCCTCGAGAAGATGGAATCCGTCTACCGCGGCAGCCCCTTTGTCGCCAACATCATGGTCTACGGCGACGGCGAGCACTCCCGCGCCATCGCCGTCGTGGCTCCCAATGAAAAGGTCCTCGCCGAGGAGGCGAAGAAGCTTGGTGTTGATGAGCACAGCATGCACACTGACAGCAAAGTCGTCGACGCCGTTCTCAAGGATCTCATCTCCAACGGAAAGAAGGCTGGACTCTCTGGTCTTGAGATTGTCGGCGGCGTCGTCCTCTGCGAGGAGGAGTGGACACCCGATAGC GGTCTCGTCACTGCGACACAAAAGGTGAACAGAAGAGCGATCAAGGATAAGTACAAGAAGCAGATGGATAAGGCTTTTGGCAACTAA
- a CDS encoding ubiquitin carboxyl-terminal hydrolase, which translates to MSSTASSATRTVLGGGGGPVLSNGSGLHTFAMGGDGGSAGRGGKPPLPHIDDLTSTAPHIDMNLPLRKILEMADNAMRQAETFRDFGRPDMAFKEYIKASLIAVKYVPMHTESVSVKGGRGDLNRIYTALMKKIDSQHGNFEKIKADIIADNQKTGVRPTISRPTSISNGDAIRPRTPQSPPGLSPTRAEAGTQAHGSPATKTKPAVQPKPQSLHGNVIRSGAGGSGLPKSKAAEDLAARFANLRGPVALPGQDPRIRTHPIMPPRPAGPRAMPDPPDKPKVAVVTSLPDLPKMPDAIYSPARGTVSNEAASLPSSTPRGLFSRTGSSASINTVVAASRSSADYFNASNAAATSRTSSISIPEGDSITADDLMNYIKRGSATLQVLIIDVRGREDFDEGHILSQAVICIEPSILLRGNITAEQIAESMVLSPPQEYHHFERRDAFDLVVFHDQDSDSIPRYISPDMDAAALLSLQRALTYFNYGKDLKNPPKLLQGGLDAWTDLMGRSALATSQTAGAVRAPMARSPLKPAISISKPSRKYKVTPLRPEEVKLWEETLHHAEIETARSPGFMHVRSTEEFLRRFPAVATEQESMQSPISPDRPNHGYSQHHGDIYSELPSPPTRPAPAVPRPSYSGLSQTQDDHEAHAGIAMAAQGRNLKQGPLARPDSPSVANAAKDTLHITGLNNPGVWCYANSTIQVLRMSPGFGRELASFEWQNMYKVPRKADEKNDHPQLMSRILSNLFHWLESGKFDVMKAQTLMDYSRSVCEKSRIKDKGDEFGGSRQQDAQEFMSWLLTYLHDETNQRRDRAEPDNIPPPQMGGGKSMLQGSYEWWGQYQKKNLSIVDKYWRGLELSTVVCTQCNNRTYTWSHYDFLSVPVNSKLHTLEDCVRSLLEPEILADYQCDNCKKRVQGRKQSKLARMPELFCLSLKRFSYTEYGRASKDSSKITWDFNKFNLDEFFIPPEERQTVGPPPDQKFELPFDYECYAVIVHSGSSISTGHYYAYVRDSNTPDPAAWYKINDSKVTHIRIDGTGRGSDVSDTVFRNGSSDVPYLIFFRRKGGRSTGR; encoded by the exons ATGAGCTCCACGGCCTCTTCAGCCACCAGAACCgtcctcggcggcggcggcggtccgGTCTTATCCAACGGCTCCGGATTACATACCTTCGCTATGGGCGGAGATGGGGGCTCTGCCGGCCGCGGCGGCAAGCCCCCGCTGCCACATATAGATGACCTCACATCCACAGCTCCTCACATCGACATGAACCTACCCTTGCGCAAAATCCTCGAGATGGCTGACAACGCCATGCGACAAGCCGAGACCTTTCGTGACTTTGGTCGACCCGATATGGCCTTCAAAGAGTATATCAAGGCCTCCCTGATCGCTGTCAAATACGTGCCTATGCACACCGAGTCCGTGTCGGTCAAGGGCGGCCGCGGGGATCTGAACCGCATTTACACCGCCCTCATGAAGAAGATAGATTCACAGCATGGAAACTTTGAAAAGATCAAGGCCGACATCATTGCGGATAACCAGAAAACGGGCGTAAGACCCACCATATCAAGACCAACTTCCATCAGCAACGGGGATGCCATCCGCCCGCGGACACCGCAAAGCCCCCCGGGCCTGAGCCCCACACGAGCCGAAGCCGGGACGCAGGCCCACGGGTCGCCGGCAACGAAAACGAAGCCGGCGGTTCAACCGAAGCCCCAGTCGCTGCATGGGAACGTGATACGTTCCGGGGCCGGCGGCTCTGGCCTTCCTAAAAGCAAGGCCGCCGAAGACTTGGCTGCCCGTTTCGCCAATCTGCGAGGACCGGTGGCATTGCCCGGTCAGGACCCCCGCATACGGACGCACCCCATTATGCCCCCAAGACCGGCAGGACCAAGAGCGATGCCAGATCCGCCCGACAAGCCAAAGGTGGCCGTCGTGACAAGCCTACCAGATCTGCCCAAGATGCCAGATGCGATCTACAGCCCGGCCAGGGGGACTGTATCCAACGAAGCGGCTTCACTGCCTTCGAGCACACCAAGGGGCCTGTTCAGTCGGACAGGCTCTTCAGCTTCTATCAATACCGTCGTTGCGGCTAGTAGATCATCAGCCGACTACTTTAATGCCTCCAATGCTGCCGCTACTTCCAGAACCTCTAGCATTTCGATACCCGAGGGCGATTCAATTACTGCTGACGATCTAATGAACTACATCAAAAGGGGCTCCGCAACCCTACAAGTCTTAATTATCGATGTTCGGGGTCGAGAGGACTTTGACGAAGGCCACATACTTTCGCAAGCGGTCATCTGCATTGAACCTAGCATTCTCCTACGAGGAAATATCACAGCGGAGCAAATAGCCGAGAGCATGGTCCTCTCGCCTCCTCAGGAGTACCACCATTTCGAAAGGCGGGATGCTTTCGATCTTGTGGTGTTTCACGACCAGGATTCGGACTCAATACCGCGCTACATCTCTCCCGATATGGACGCTGCTGCTTTACTGTCTCTTCAACGCGCATTAACGTACTTCAACTACGGTAAAGACTTGAAGAACCCTCCTAAGCTGCTACAAGGAGGCTTAGATGCTTGGACCGACCTCATGGGCAGAAGCGCCCTCGCCACTTCACAGACTGCCGGTGCTGTTAGAGCACCCATGGCTCGTTCTCCGTTGAAACCTGCCATCTCCATCTCCAAGCCTAGCAGGAAGTACAAGGTGACGCCATTGAGGCCCGAAGAGGTCAAGCTCTGGGAGGAAACACTGCACCATGCTGAGATTGAGACGGCGCGGTCTCCCGGTTTCATGCATGTGCGCAGTACAGAGGAATTTTTGAGAAGATTCCCTGCGGTAGCCACAGAGCAGGAATCCATGCAGTCGCCAATCAGCCCTGATCGGCCAAACCATGGCTACTCCCAACATCATGGCGATATCTACTCCGAGTTACCATCGCCGCCTACTCGACCCGCGCCGGCTGTGCCTCGTCCGAGTTACAGTGGGTTATCGCAGACCCAGGATGATCACGAGGCTCACGCCGGTATTGCTATGGCTGCTCAGGGCCGGAATCTGAAGCAGGGTCCCCTTGCTCGTCCAGATTCTCCCTCGGTCGCAAACGCCGCCAAGGATACTTTGCACATCACAGGTCTCAACAACCCTGGTGTGTGGTGCTATGCCAACAGCACAATCCAAGTCCTTCGAATGTCGCCTGGGTTTGGCAGAGAGCTCGCCTCGTTTGAGTGGCAAAACATGTACAAGGTACCAAGGAAGGCCGACGAGAAGAATGATCACCCCCAGTTGATGTCTCGGATCTTATCCAACTTGTTCCACTGGCTAGAATCTGGCAAGTTTGACGTTATGAAGGCTCAAACGCTTATG GACTATTCTCGATCAGTCTGCGAGAAGAGCCGCATCAAGGATAAGGGCGATGAGTTCGGTGGCAGTCGACAACAGGATGCTCAAGAATTCATGTCATGGCTCCTAACCTACCTCCACGACGAGACAAATCAACGTCGAGACCGCGCTGAACCAGACAATATCCCTCCGCCTCAAATGGGGGGCGGCAAATCAATGTTGCAAGGCAGTTACGAGTGGTGGGGTCAATATCAGAAGAAGAACTTATCCATCGTCGACAAATACTGGCGAGGCTTGGAGCTTTCGACTGTGGTCTGCACGCAGTGCAACAACCGCACATACACCTGGTCTCACTACGACTTTCTTTCGGTGCCCGTCAACTCAAAGCTTCACACCCTTGAAGACTGCGTGAGGTCGTTACTCGAACCCGAAATTCTTGCGGACTATCAATGCGACAACTGCAAGAAAAGGGTACAGGGCAGAAAACAGTCCAAGCTTGCACGGATGCCTGAACTATTTTGTCTCTCTTTGAAACGATTCAGTTACACGGAGTACGGTAGAGCATCAAAGGACAGCAGCAAGATTACGTGGGACTTCAACAAATTCAACCTCGACGAGTTCTTTATACCGCCTGAAGAACGCCAGACGGTGGGTCCTCCACCGGACCAGAAATTTGAGCTCCCGTTCGACTATGAGTGCTACGCTGTCATTGTCCACTCGGGATCATCCATCAGTACTGGACACTATTACGCCTATGTCAGAGACTCCAACACCCCCGACCCGGCGGCTTGGTACAAGATCAACGATTCCAAAGTCACTCACATTCGAATCGATGGGACAGGACGAGGGTCTGACGTAAGCGATACGGTGTTCAGAAACGGCAGCAGCGACGTGCCGTATCTTATCTTCTTCCGGAGAAAAGGCGGCCGGTCGACGGGGAGATGA
- a CDS encoding VHS domain-containing protein — MMGWWSSSANTALDEQIEKATGSSLEDIALNLEVSDVIRSKTVQPKEAMRSLKRRIGNKNPNTQLSALNLTDTCVKNGGTHFLAEIASREFMDNLTSLLQAVGPAAVNHEVKQKILELIQSWAAATEGRLELGYIGEVYKTLQREGHQFPPKISVSSSMIDSSAPPEWVDSDVCMRCRTAFTFTNRKHHCRNCGNCFDQQCSAKSLPLPHLGIMQPVRVDDGCYAKLMDRSAKGGAAPPSPLSQDRSPTYPYKTRSTSAMQPRNARVDDAFDEDLKKALAMSLEEVKGYSQGYVAPTANGPSGPKVNGSSAPAASSGADEEDDDLKAAIAASLADMEEQKQRHAAVLKEHTSNPGPNPTQQFSLPKNDYELTPVEAENINLFATLVDRLQTQPPGTILREPQIQELYDSIGTLRPKLARTYGETMSKHDTLLDLHAKLSTVVRYYDRMLEERLSKAYSQHAIGGGYNLPPRQSGAYPTLQGSAPGGAGLAENFYTGSQQMDYGHAPPPQAYAQHPQHTPQPQYATFDKRASMAGPPGGPYPGQEPQRTDSWRSGAGPVPDGQYAPQQSYAPSEPPQANHQNQPGQPPGTPSADPNASYYFNPQQPSAPPSAPPNADPNPSPYPNLQQPVQYRQAMPPQQTPTQTPAQPEQPTQQQAPPQQQSYWQPSVPQQSAHPQQHWQGQYNSGYTQESFPSAPQNAPKQPALSAFQGQGEPNTSIFRLENELQNEKSPFNMYISNTGFPHVNFAASSKSTIPSDSQFPPGSKSRSRNPFHRLLTVEEATKARVQPPPANHGTAPARRETPLSAPVIGAECNAKRRNTRQGTVEGPYGNPRGTRPVHRLNRLSRSLHRTAHTHAKQGNFPENWGNPVFPISIHTHKHLAPPPRQFISSSSSSYLKKSSKKPTTTSNKMPVQIHLVRHAQGFHNLSLENEALRDPLLTEKGKQQCADLRAAFPHHDRITHLVASPLRRTLYTCLLGFGSDSSSSGSPGSSLKVLALPEVQEVSDAPCDTGSAIKDVEAEFAGRVDFSRVPEDWIDKAGPGSRWEPTLEKLEARSAEARRALRELVGGDVSGDAQVVVVTHGGILHFLTDDWYGIAPKKATGWENTEYRSYEFEDATGQDPKALLKETQESWQRRKGEDTRPTPEQQAELRQTFYREMEPYLKYSPERGWMQNHGLDIVGASLFA; from the exons ATGATGGGCTGGTGGTCCAGCTCGGCCAACACGGCCTTGGACGAGCAAATTGAGAAAGCCACAGGCAGCAGCTT GGAGGATATCGCCCTGAATCTCGAGGTCTCTGATGTCATCAGATCAAAGACCGTTCAGCCTAAGGAGGCCATGCGCTCCTTGAAGAGGCGCATCGGCAACAAGAACCCTAATACCCAGCTGAGCGCACTGAAT CTCACCGACACGTGTGTAAAGAATGGAGGCACCCACTTCCTCGCCGAAATCGCCTCAAGGGAGTTCATGGACAACCTGACCTCCCTCCTTCAAGCTGTCGGACCCGCCGCCGTTAACCACGAAGTCAAGCAGAAGATTCTCGAGCTGATACAATCTTGGGCCGCCGCCACCGAAGGACGCCTTGAACTGGGATACATCGGAGAGGTCTACAAGACATTGCAAAGGGAAGGTCATCAGTTTCCTCCTAAAATCAGCGTCTCCAGCAGCATGATCGACAGCAGCGCG CCCCCCGAGTGGGTGGATTCAGATGTCTGCATGCGATGCCGCACCGCCTTTACCTTCACGAACCGAAAGCATCACTGCCGAAACTGCGGCAACTGCTTCGATCAACAATGTTCGGCCAAGTCGCTACCCCTCCCCCACCTCGGCATCATGCAGCCCGTCCGCGTCGACGACGGCTGCTACGCGAAGCTCATGGACAGATCGGCCAAGGGAGGTGCTGCACCACCTTCGCCGCTGTCGCAAGACCGATCTCCCACCTATCCTTACAAGACACGAAGCACATCGGCCATGCAACCACGCAACGCCCGCGTCGACGACGCATTCGACGAGGACCTGAAGAAGGCGCTAGCTATGAGCTTGGAGGAGGTCAAAGGCTACTCTCAGGGCTACGTTGCACCTACGGCCAATGGTCCCTCGGGACCCAAGGTCAACGGCAGCTCTGCGCCTGCAGCATCGTCTGGCGCGGATGAGGAAGATGACGACCTCAAGGCTGCCATCGCCGCTTCGCTAGCTGATATGGAGGAGCAGAAGCAAAGACATGCGGCAGTCTTGAAGGAGCACACGTCGAATCCCGGACCAAACCCTACTCAGCAGTTTTCTCTGCCCAAGAACGATTACGAGCTAACACCGGTTGAGGCTGAGAACATTAACCTTTTTGCAACTCTCGTCGACCGCCTGCAGACACAACCCCCCGGCACCATTCTGCGCGAGCCTCAAATCCAAGAACTTTACGATAGCATCGGCACACTGCGGCCTAAGCTTGCCCGTACTTACGGCGAGACTATGAGCAAGCATG ACACACTACTCGACCTACATGCCAAACTTTCCACCGTTGTTCGCTACTACGACAGAATGCTAGAAGAGCGCCTGTCCAAGGCATACAGCCAGCACGCAATTGGGGGAGGATACAATCTCCCCCCTCGCCAGTCTGGCGCTTACCCTACGCTGCAAGGCAGTGCACCTGGGGGTGCCGGCCTGGCCGAGAATTTCTATACCGGATCACAGCAGATGGACTACGGCCACGCACCGCCACCTCAGGCCTACGCACAACACCCACAGCACACTCCACAACCTCAGTACGCGACTTTTGACAAGCGCGCATCCATGGCTGGTCCGCCGGGAGGACCGTATCCTGGCCAAGAGCCTCAAAGAACGGATAGCTGGAGAAGCGGAGCTGGTCCCGTACCTGACGGCCAATACGCACCCCAGCAGTCTTATGCTCCGAGCGAGCCGCCTCAAGCAAATCACCAGAACCAGCCAGGTCAACCTCCGGGCACCCCTTCGGCAGACCCCAacgcttcttattacttcAACCCTCAGCAGCCTAGCGCACCTCCTTCTGCTCCGCCGAACGCGGATCCTAACCCATCGCCATACCCGAATCTTCAGCAGCCAGTGCAATACCGACAGGCCATGCCACCCCAACAAACACCTACTCAAACGCCTGCCCAGCCGGAACAGCCCACGCAACAACAGGCTCCGCCCCAGCAGCAAAGCTACTGGCAACCATCAGTACCGCAGCAATCGGCGCACCCTCAACAGCATTGGCAAGGCCAGTACAACAGCGGATATACCCAGGAATCATTTCCGTCTGCTCCGCAAAACGCACCTAAGCAGCCGGCA CTCTCGGCGTTTCAGGGTCAGGGAGAGCCCAACACTAGCATCTTCAGACTTGAGAATGAGCTACAAAATGAAA AATCCCCCTTTAACATGTACATTTCCAACACAGGCTTCCCGCACGTCAACTTTGC CGCATCATCAAAGTCAACAATTCCTTCTGACTCACAATTTCCGCCGGGGAGCAAATCTAGAAGTAGAAATCCATTCCACCGGCTTTTGAccgtag AAGAAGCAACAAAAGCCCGCGTCCAACCCCCTCCGGCCAACCACGGCACGGCGCCAGCGCGGCGTGAGACTCCACTTTCCGCTCCGgtcatcggcgccgaatg CAACGCGAAGCGCCGCAACACAAGGCAAGGCACCGTAGAAGGCCCCTATGGCAACCCACGTGGAACCCGTCCGGT ACACAGGCTGAACAGACTTTCCCGTTCCCTCCACCGGACTGCCCACACCCACGCCAAACAAGGAAACTTTCCCGAGAATTGGGGG AACCCCGTCTTTCCCATTTCCATT CATACACACAAGCATCTTGCCCCGCCACCCCGCCAATTCATCTCAAGCTCGTCATCATCATACCTGAAGAAAAGTTCAAAAAAACCAACCACAACCTCAAACAAAATGCCAGTCCAAATCCACCTCGTCCGCCACGCCCAAGGCTTCCACAACCTCTCCCTCGAAAACGAAGCCCTCCGCGACCCCCTCCTCACAGAAAAGGGAAAACAGCAGTGCGCCGACCTCCGCGCCGCCTTCCCCCACCACGACCGCATCACCCACCTCGTCGCCAGTCCCCTCCGCCGGACCCTCTACACCTGCCTCCTCGGCTTCGGTTCcgactcctcctcctctggcTCTCCGGGCTCCTCTCTCAAAGTCCTCGCCCTGCCCGAGGTACAAGAAGTCTCCGACGCGCCGTGCGACACCGGCTCAGCCATCAAGGACGTTGAGGCCGAGTTCGCCGGCCGCGTGGATTTCAGCAGGGTGCCCGAGGACTGGATCGACAAGGCCGGCCCCGGCTCGAGATGGGAGCCGACGCTGGAGAAGCTGGAGGCGAGGTCTGCCGAGGCGAGGAGGGCGCTGAGGGAGCTCGTGGGCGGGGATGTGTCGGGGGACGCGCAGGTCGTGGTCGTCACGCACGGTGGCATTTTGCACTTTTTGACGGATGATTGGTATGGGATTGCTCCCAAGAAGG CAACTGGCTGGGAAAACACCGAGTACAGATCGTACGAATTCGAAGATGCCACGGGACAGGACCCCAAGGCCCTCCTCAAAGAGACGCAGGAGAGCTGGCAGCGCCGTAAGGGCGAGGACACCCGCCCGACGCCTGAGCAACAGGCCGAGCTCCGCCAAACCTTCTATCGTGAAATGGAGCCGTATCTCAAGTACAGCCCCGAGAGAGGCTGGATGCA AAATCATGGTCTCGACATTGTGGGGGCCTCTCTATTTGCATAG
- a CDS encoding T-complex protein 1, with the protein MAMNLDMANAAVMKDEQGRPFIVVRDQGKKKRQYGNEAVKNHILAARTVANIVKTSLGPRGLDKILISPDGDITVTNDGATILQQMEISNHVAKLLVELSKSQDDEIGDGTTGVVVLAGALLEQAAELIDKGIHPIRIADGYDQACDIAVSELDKISDVIEFSKEETGNLLKVARTSLGSKIVSKAHDQFSQIAVDAVLSVADLDRRDVDFELIKVDGKVGGALEDTMLVKGVIIDKDFSHPQMPSEVKDAKIAILTCAFEPPKPKTKHKLDITSVEEYKKLQSYEREKFIEMIQQIKDAGANLALCQWGFDDEANHLLLQNDLPAVRWVGGPEIELVAIATNGRIVPRFEDLKPEKLGTAGIVREMTFGTTREKMLVIEECANTRAVTVFVRGSNKMIIDEAKRSLHDALCVVRNLVKDNRVVYGGGAAEIACSLAVEDAAAKTPGLEQYAMRGFAEALDAVPMALAENSGLNPIATLADIKSQQVKAGPGVRGKLGVDCMQRGSNDMKDAFVIDPLISKKQQLQLATQLCRMVLKVNNVIVAGSGEEDF; encoded by the exons ATGGCTATGA ACCTTGATATGGCCAATG CGGCCGTGATGAAGGACGAGCAAGGCCGTCCCTTCATCGTTGTCAGAGA CCaaggaaagaagaagagacaATATGGCAACGAAGCCGTCAAGAACCACATCCTCGCCGCCAGAACGGTCGCGAATATCGTCAAGACCTCCCTGGGTCCTCGTGGCCTCGATAAGATTCTCATCTCCCCCGATGGAGACATCACAGTGACAAACGACGGCGCCACGATTCTGCAACAGATGGAGATCTCAAACCACGTCGCTAAGCTGTTGGTGGAGCTTTCAAAGTCGCAAGATGACGAGATTGGTGATGGCACAACCGGCGTCGTCGTGCTTGCTGGTGCTCTCCTTGAGCAGGCGGCAGAGCTGATCGATAAGGGAATCCACCCCATCCGCATTGCGGACGGATACGACCAGGCTTGCGACATCGCCGTGTCGGAGCTTGACAAGATTTCAGATGTCATCGAGTTCAGCAAAGAAGAGACAGGAAACCTGCTGAAGGTTGCACGAACAAGTTTGGGCAGCAAGATTGTTTCCAAGGCACACGACCAGTTCTCTCAGATCGCAGTGGACGCTGTCCTCTCCGTTGCCGACCTGGACCGGAGGGACGTTGACTTTGAGCTGATCAAGGTCGATGGCAAGGTCGGAGGAGCTCTGGAGGATACTATGCTCGTCAAGGGCGTCATTATCGACAAGGATTTCTCTCACCCCCAGATGCCTTCCGAAGTCAAGGACGCCAAGATCGCCATTCTTACCTGCGCCTTCGAACCCCCTAAGCCCAAGACTAAGCACAAGCTCGACATCACCAGCGTTGAGGAGTACAAAAAGTTGCAGAGTTACGAACGCGAGAAGTTTATCGAGATGATTCAACAAATCAAGGATGCCGGTGCCAACTTGGCTCTCTGCCAGTGGGGTTTCGACGATGAGGCGAACCACCTGCTGCTCCAGAACGACTTGCCTGCCGTGCGGTGGGTTGGAGGACCGGAGATCGAGTTGGTGGCTATTGCGACAAACGGCCGTATCGTGCCGCGGTTCGAGGACCTCAAGCCCGAGAAGCTCGGAACTGCAGGTATCGTCAGAGAAATGACCTTTGGCACAACAAGAGAGAAGATGCTGGTCATTGAGGAGTGCGCCAACACCCGCGCGGTGACCGTCTTTGTGCGCGGTAGCAACAAGATG ATCATCGACGAGGCGAAGCGCTCCCTCCACGATGCCTTGTGCGTCGTGCGCAACCTTGTCAAGGACAACCGCGTGGTCTACGGTGGTGGTGCTGCCGAGATTGCCTGCTCATTGGCAGTCGAGGACGCCGCCGCCAAGACCCCTGGCCTTGAGCAATACGCCATGCGCGGATTTGCCGAGGCCCTCGACGCTGTCCCGATGGCCCTGGCCGAGAACAGTGGTCTGAACCCCATCGCGACGCTGGCCGACATCAAGAGTCAGCAGGTCAAGGCCGGTCCTGGAGTCCGTGGCAAGCTCGGTGTCGACTGCATGCAGCGCGGCAGCAACGACATGAAGGATGCATTTGTCATCGACCCCCTTATCAGCAAGAAGCAGCAACTCCAGCTCGCGACGCAATTATGCCGTATGGTCCTGAAGGTGAACAACGTCATTGTTGCCGGGTCCGGCGAGGAAGacttttaa